TCCCTGCGGGGGCACTCCGGCCAAAGGCAGCCACGCGGGGACCTTCCAGCACTTACCGGAGCCGTGCCCCGGCACCACCCCGGGCGGGGTCGGACCGGGGGAGAGGAATGGGCCCGGCAAtccgagccgagccgagccgagccgagaCGAGCCCGTCGCTGGGCCGAGCCCGAGGCGAGAGCAGCAGAAGGCGGCGGCGGAACGGTCGGATCCCCGGGGGGCGGGCTCGGAGGGTCTCGGTTGGGCTCGGGCTCGGGCGGGCTgtggccgggccgggccggacGGGGCCGGACCGGGCTCGAGCCCGGGCTCGGCGGGGCTCGGCTCCGCAGTGCCGAGGGGGCGCGCGGCCGCGCGCgcgcggcgggagcgcgcgggGCGCAGAGGCGGCAGCCAAGATGGCGGCGCGGGTGTCGCAGGGCCCGGCAGCCCGCGGGCGCTCTTAGGCCGcggcccccccgccccgccgacCCCGGGCGGgctccccgccgccccggcccctcCCGCCCTCCGGCAGCGGCGGCCGGCAGGATGCTGCCCTCGCAGGAAGCCTCCAAGCTGTACCATGACAACTACGTGCGGAACTCGCGCGCCATCGGCGTGCTCTGGGCCATCTTCACCATCTGCTTCGCCATCATCAACGTGGTGGTCTTCATCCAGCCCTACTGGGTGGGCGACAGCGTTAACACGCCCAAGCCCGGGTACTTCGGGCTGTTCCACTACTGCGTGGGCAGCGGGCTGGCGGGCCGGGAGCTGTCGTGCCGCGGCTCCTTCACCGACTTCAGCACCATCCCCTCGGGCGCCTTTCAGGCGGCCGCGTTCTTCGTGCTGCTCTCCATGGTGCTGACGCTGGGCTGCATCACCTGCTTCGCCCTGTTCTTCTTCTGCAACACCGCCACCGTCTACAAGATATGCGCCTGgatgcagctgctggcaggtacacaccggcaccgggaaccaccggcaccgggagcaccgggctGCCCCGGGCCTGGCGGCAGGGACGGGTGGGGAGGAtgtgggcagagctgagcctgcGGCACCCTAGGACCCCCCGGCAGTGGTAGTGGGGTCCCTGGCTACAGGGAACAGCAAGGTTGCTCAAGGAAGCTGGGCTGAGTTCAAacactgcagggctgtggtTCTAGGATCCAGCCCCACAGTTTCTTGGGACACCCAGGGCAGGTGCTAGTGCTGACAGATGAGCAGGAATGGGCGCCTGTTTGGACACTGGCACTGAGGCTCCCTGTTATCCCCTGGCCACAAGGAACGCAAGGGCTGCTCAGGAAAGCTGGGCTGGGTACAGGTACTGTGTATCCATAGGgcatcccagccaggagctggccCTAGGACGTCCCAGGCTTTCCTGGAAAAAGCAGGCCAGGCAATGGCACTGACAGAGCACCATAAACAGGTTCTGGCTCTAGGCACTGGCACCTGGGTCTCCCCAGCCAAAGGTTGGCCACAGGGAACATTGGGATCACTCAAGGAAGCTGGATAGGTACAAGCACTCTAGGACCATGGGTCTTCTCAGCCAAGAAATGTCCTCAGGACACTCTGGGGATTCCCGGGACAGCCAGACCAGGCACTGGCACCAGGAATGGTCGCACCTGCTTGGGGCACTGGACCCTGGGATTCCCTAGGCAAGGTCTGACCCCAAGGAATCATAAGGCTCCCTTATGGGAAGTACACAGCTGGAGAGCGGGATCAGGGACCACCTCAGGTGACTCCAGAGCAGGCACCGACCCTGGGACACCTAGGCAGTCTGGACCCTCAGGACATCCTGGGCTAGGGACCCACCTTGGGGCACTTGAGTACACCCCAGTCAAGGACCAACATTGGGACACCCTACAACATGGCCTAGGACACTGGATCAGCCCCCTGAATCCCTGGGGATTCAGACACCCCAGCACACTCCACATCAGGGACTAGCCTCCCAGTCAACCCCAGAGATGTGGGGTTGCCCCTAAGAGATACTCACTTTAGGGGAACACTCATCCTCCAAAGGAACCCCAACACTGGAACAAGTGCATGCATGGATCCCCCATCCCTCTAAAAGTTCCCTTCAATTCCCCCTTAAAGACATATTGTACCCAGGCCCCCTATATCCTGCATCATGAAAGGGCTGTGAGGACAGCTCTCTCCAGTGCTTCCCACAGCGTACACCATACATTTACCTTGATGTCTCCCCAGAATTGACCACTCAAGCCCAGTAATTAAGCCCCCCAAATGTGACCGTGTCTATAGATCCTCCTTTGGTCCTTCCACAAATGAAACCCCACTGTAGATGTACCCCAAGACCCTCACAGACTCACTCCTCAAAGTGACACTGTGCAATAACCCAGACCTTTCCCTAGAAGGTGACCTGATGCCCATATTGATAGGGATTCAAAGTATCCCCTTATGCACAGACTTCCAAGGTGTCCTCACACAGGGTCTGTTCTTTTGGGAGAAAGATCCTAAGGAATGATGTTGGACTTCCATTGGTGGCAAGACCCTTCActtccttctctgcacagtTTTACCAGGTGTGGACACTTACTCTCCACTGCATAATAAGTGTGAATAGACCTAGAGCTTCCACTGGAAGGACCTACAAGGCCCCTTATTCTTAATGGAAGGACCCCATTCATCCCCTCTGTGAGAAGGGCCCTAGTCCTTGATGTGGAAGGATGCAGCCCCTCTGTGTGAGGACCTTTCAGCTAGCCCAGCTCTTTCCTTTGCAGCTGGCTTGGGCTGGAAAGCCTGACCTCCTCTTACCCAGATCAGGACCACAGCCAgacctggagctgtgctggcttaTCAGGAAATTCCCTCATCTTTAATTTTCCCCGTCCTGAAGATTTATCAGTTTAAAGCAAGCTCAGAGCCCAAATCCTACTGATTGTCGGCAGCTTAATCAAGTGGCGTGGGGTGCCCAGCTGCTActgctgcacagggagctgtgtGCAGAGGGCAGCCCTGGGTCTTCTCCCCAGTgcctcctgtcctgtcctggcTCAGTTTGGGTGGCCATGACAGCACTTTGCTGTTGTCACCCCTGGGTACCCTTCACCTTGCCTTGGGGCTTGTCCTTGGTCACACTTTGCACCTTGTAATGACACGTGTTGCTGACAACTGCACTTGTGAGGACCCTGAGTGCTCAGCTCAGTGGGGCCATGGACTGGCTCTTCTggccccagccagcccaggttGGCTTGgagctctcccagagcagcGTGGCTCCATGGCTTCTCTGTCAGGGAAGGTCCAAGGCATCATTAACAGAGACTGGCCCTCCACCCTAACCTGAGACAGGACAACATGGGAGAGCTGCTGACCTACAGGACAGGCTGATGTTCCTGTCAGAGAGGGCCTGATGCAGAGGTGGTGGTGTGGTGTGTCCCAGCAAGAGAATCTTGTCTGGCAGAGGTCAGGCAGGGCTGAACTTCCCTGGGAACGTCTGAGGCAGCCACAGGTGGATGTGTTACCTTGTGcatggagaaggagctgccatGACCTATGGAGAGAGTATCACAGGCCAGATCTtacagcagggacacagcctggtGCAGGCTCTGGCACATCATTATGGCAAATTTCAGAGATTCATCTGGCTGGGAGGTTGGAGGATTCTGTTAGAGCAGAGAGTTTGgaggagcagagaaggaaaggaaattccTCCTGCCTCAGTGAGGGTTTAGCTGAAGAAGGACTTGCACTACAGCAGCAGAAGCAACTGTGAGGCCCAAAGTCTCTTGGTCTCACTGGTGAAAGCCAGGTGAGGCAGGTGACGGGCAGAGAGATGGGGCAGAGGTatccccaccccatccctgtgGGATGGCCGGTGCAGAGTAAAGGGCTGCTGATTGTGCATGGATGGGCTCTTCAGAGGAGAAAAACCAAGTGCGGGAATGTGGGGGAGGACGATGAGGAATTCAGGATCTctttcaaaaaaaccaaaaaaaccaaccaacttTAAATCATCAATGTCTAATTAGTGAACAACAATCAAGGCAGGGTTTAATTAGAGCTTGACAGAAAGCTCCAGCTCAAAAGCCACTGCCCCCCTAGGAGGAAACTGGATCTAATTAAGAGGAAAGACTCTGCTTTATCGCAAATAGAAACGTGGCCATCTGCCCTGTTCAAAATCCAGTAACGCAAAACTGGAGATTTTGCTAAATCCTTCTGTTATAAAACCAGAGATGGGCCCTTAACATGAGCATGTCAACAACTGTATGACTGTCAGCACCTGATGCCACCCCAGTACTCCAAATTAGTGGAGGAGCACCCTCAGAAAGTTCTGTGGGATTATGCTTTAAGAGAAATGGGCTGTTGAGGGTGATCCCCCTTGGGATTTGTCTGCAGGAAATCAGAGCATAGGAATACATGACCACCAGGCCAGCCAGGAGCCTGAGCATTCCCTCTGATTCCCCAACACTCTGCTGTAGTGTAAGATACAGTCACCCTGTGAGTTTACTCAGAACTTTGAACAAAATTGTCCTGGTGCCCAGCATTAATGCCTCTGCCCAGCCAGCTCTGTGTGACCCTGCATCCATGTGCCTCCCATCAGGATGATTACCCCGAGTGGTACCCAGGGTTGTTTCCAGAGGGTCTTTGGTTTTGTACTTAGAGTATATTGAGGGTCAAAAGAGGCAGCCAGCTGAGCACACCATGCTGCCTGCATGGAAGAATTGACTGGCCACATTTTTAGGTGTTTTCCTGTGCTCCAGGTCCAGCAGTCAGTGTGGTGAGACCTTCACACTCCCTCCCTTAGGAATACATGACATGTGGTGCCTTCTCACCTGGGGGCCATGCTCTTGGCCTTAGGGCTGGGCTTTGTCCTTATCAGTGGCCTCTTGGCATTGATTGTGCCATGACCAGCCATCTTGCCTGATGGAGAATGTGGTGATACATATCCATCTGAGCTCTTTTCTCCTTTGGGAGACTCCCTTCAGAGCTACACTCACCTCTTAGATGGGCCCTTCCAAGGCCTGAGAGCAGAGGCAGGTCCCTGAGCAGGGCTTCATCTTCTGCACCTCAGCTGTGTTTGCCACTGTCTCAGAGGGGACCCCTTGCATGGCATGGTTTTGGCATATCCATGGAGAGGAGTAGTGAGGGAGTTGTTGCCAGCTGCTGGGTTGAGCATGGTGGAGCTGTGTGGTGGTGTAGCCTCAGCCCCAAGGGAAAGCAGGGTCTGGCCTGGGTGAGCGCTacagccccaaaaccctcccTGGTTCTGACAGCAATGCAGTGGCTCTGCTGAACCACATCGGGACAGGGTCATCTTCCTGACTGTGACTTGCTGGAGACCCAAGTCCTTTCAGAGACTTtgagtttaaaaatattgttttaatgGATATAAAACTCATTCATtgaaatttttaatgaaaaaatatgagGCAGATACCACTGCTGCAAATTGGCTTGGAGTGTAACTGGGACAGCTGCTGAGCATGAACTGCCCGGGGAGGTTGTGGGGTCTCTGTCACTAGAGTAATTCAAAACCCGTCTGGACATGTTCCTGTATCACCTGCTCTAGGTGACCCTTAGCAAGGGGGTTGGACTAAATGGTctccagaggtctcttccacCCTTAACTGTGCTGTGACTCTGCAGTTTATCCTCAGGCCCTTTCTCTGCCAATACTGCCCGTATATGAACCACTTCCACCTGCTGACCTTGCAGCAAAAATAACAGCACCACAAAGCCCCTCAGCATTTGCTGAATTACTGTCTTCTGGATCCCCAAAAAAGCTTTCCTGAAGATTCCCCTCTTCTTCCCCTACCACTCAGGTCTTTCAGGGGACAGGAGCCGGGCTGCAGCCCATCCCTTGCATGCGTGCAGCGCGTGTGCTCCGCAgcagccgccgccgcggggATTGCGCGCAGCGTGGGCCTCCcgtggggctgctcctgtgcccgTGTGCTCGCGGGGAGGGGCCGGCCCGGCCGCCTCGGAGCTGCTGTGTCCTGGAGCTTACATCCCTGAACTGTTGTTCCAGATAAAGTAACTGTCAGTTCTGATTCATACCAACTCGTAACTCTATTCTGAATCCTGCTGATTTTTTGGCACAAAAACAGCCTGTGGAGCAAAACGCCGTAAGGGAGCTCGTGTCTGTGTAAATGGCCGGTGCTCGCCGTCCAGAGCACTCTGCCCTTAgtgctgatttatttttgagGGATTTCAGTTTTTATGGGGAGGAGGGGGGACTGTGTTCGTCCCCTTTCTGTTTGGTGTTCAGCTCTCAGGAGGTTTTCTGGTGAGAAGCAGCCACTCTACACCCCAAGagcacacagcccagcccctgtTCCCTGGGTTCTTTGGATGTGCTCTCTGTCCCCGTGCCAGGTTTAAAAAGCCCTTTTTGGACCCAGTGATTGCTGGTTTTCCCCCCATTACCTCACATCTTCCCGTTTGTGTGTTCTGTGGCAGTGTGATGCTCTGGGAGAGGTCACATCTCAGCTGCATGTCCTGAGCTCCTTCCATCCATGGCAGGCAGAAGCAGTAAAAG
The Taeniopygia guttata chromosome 12, bTaeGut7.mat, whole genome shotgun sequence DNA segment above includes these coding regions:
- the LHFPL4 gene encoding LHFPL tetraspan subfamily member 4 protein; amino-acid sequence: MLPSQEASKLYHDNYVRNSRAIGVLWAIFTICFAIINVVVFIQPYWVGDSVNTPKPGYFGLFHYCVGSGLAGRELSCRGSFTDFSTIPSGAFQAAAFFVLLSMVLTLGCITCFALFFFCNTATVYKICAWMQLLAALCLVLGCMIFPDGWDAETIRDMCGEKTGKYSLGDCSVRWAYILAIIGILNALILSFLAFVLGNRQNDLLHEELKTESKDFVGTARI